From one Cyanobacterium stanieri PCC 7202 genomic stretch:
- a CDS encoding hypothetical protein (COGs: COG4995 conserved hypothetical protein~KEGG: cyt:cce_2173 hypothetical protein~SPTR: Putative uncharacterized protein), translated as MFRRRNVTYIVIFIVTCLITLFLNYKFSNHQVIALNPSNDSLRWRQEMVKMDEDCKQDYQQFFNTEFTQESLNLEQVVKQLQDLKQSTGKNAAALWVWSYPDALEVAMITAENKPQGAVFREADAVTIDQVVNEYIEHITNPFPILGIRNSTAYLTPAQQLYDWMIKPFQSQLQGENIDTIIICVGPRLRSIPFAALYDGTDFLVEKYSIAMVPSFTLTNLDVSPRNQEEIKILAMGTSTFEFLSPLPGVALEIDNIVPSPWNGVKMTENLFTLDNLQAQREQNPYEIIHLATHAKFEPGQPQDSFIQLADRPLTLEDIRELNWDNPPVSLLTLSACETAMGDPQAELGFGGLAVQSGVRSALGSYWQVSDAGTLALMTEFYQHLKFYQDQTDILLKSDALRDTQISMIHHQVYVNDGQLRSTRGNLSLPSMLTEFGDDDLSHPFYWAPFTIIGSPW; from the coding sequence ATGTTTAGAAGAAGAAATGTAACCTATATTGTCATATTTATCGTTACTTGTTTAATTACTCTTTTTTTAAATTATAAATTTAGTAATCATCAAGTCATCGCTCTCAATCCATCTAACGATTCTCTTCGATGGCGACAAGAAATGGTGAAAATGGATGAGGATTGTAAACAAGATTATCAACAGTTTTTTAATACCGAATTTACCCAAGAAAGCCTTAATCTTGAGCAAGTAGTTAAGCAATTACAAGATCTTAAACAAAGCACAGGAAAAAACGCTGCAGCCCTGTGGGTGTGGTCATATCCCGATGCTTTAGAAGTCGCCATGATCACCGCCGAAAATAAACCTCAAGGGGCGGTTTTTCGAGAAGCAGATGCCGTGACCATCGATCAAGTAGTCAACGAATATATCGAACATATTACCAATCCATTCCCCATTCTCGGCATTCGTAATTCCACCGCCTACCTTACCCCTGCCCAACAACTTTATGATTGGATGATCAAACCTTTCCAAAGTCAACTACAGGGGGAAAATATTGACACAATAATTATCTGTGTTGGGCCTAGATTAAGGAGTATTCCCTTTGCCGCCCTGTATGATGGCACTGATTTTCTCGTGGAAAAATATAGCATTGCCATGGTGCCATCTTTTACTCTCACCAACCTTGATGTTAGCCCACGTAATCAAGAAGAAATCAAAATTTTGGCCATGGGTACTTCCACCTTTGAATTTCTTAGCCCTCTACCCGGTGTTGCCCTCGAAATTGATAATATTGTTCCCTCCCCTTGGAATGGGGTAAAAATGACCGAAAACCTATTTACCCTTGACAATTTACAAGCCCAAAGGGAACAAAATCCCTATGAAATAATCCATCTGGCAACCCATGCCAAGTTCGAGCCGGGACAACCCCAAGACTCTTTTATCCAACTCGCAGATCGTCCCCTCACCTTAGAAGATATAAGAGAATTAAATTGGGATAATCCCCCCGTATCTCTTTTAACCCTTAGTGCCTGTGAAACCGCTATGGGAGATCCCCAGGCAGAATTAGGTTTCGGAGGTTTGGCGGTACAGTCGGGGGTGCGATCGGCACTGGGAAGTTATTGGCAGGTAAGCGATGCAGGTACTTTAGCACTAATGACAGAATTTTATCAACATCTTAAATTTTACCAAGATCAAACCGATATACTATTAAAATCTGATGCCCTACGGGATACTCAAATATCGATGATTCACCATCAAGTATATGTC